Proteins from one Carassius auratus strain Wakin unplaced genomic scaffold, ASM336829v1 scaf_tig00018938, whole genome shotgun sequence genomic window:
- the LOC113076116 gene encoding sialoadhesin-like isoform X1: MGSGALPLILLLMSFIHAGLTQESPKAVLKVIPDERVFRGERVTLTCDIQGAGDIQWRYSWFRNGKPLNRTTAEISFTADVSDSAEYSCRGERSDSQRSSNISSAVTLTVSDSSRSSLTVTPESPVFTGETVNLKCVIETYSYSDWRWRIDQTYNWRYEWYKDPDSVISQTSDRYTVNRDTLTIRGVTTSDQGRYWCRGPSSAVYLSVKDSPRSTLTVTPDSPVFTGETVNLKCVIETDSNWRQRNGLIYEWRYDWTNYKTSKWRYEWYKDTDSVMLQTSGRYTVNGDTLTIRGVNTSDQGQYWCRGRRDQRPNSSRSSVNLTVTDSPRSSLTVTPDSPVFTGETVTLKCVIESHSNWRYEWYKDTDSVMLQTSDRYTVNRDTLTIRGVITSDQGQYWCRGQRDQRPNSSQDSNRIHLSVNGSGQISVFSILSFLLAACPYLLSTVVLLFKCYRARVTSTEDQSQYAVTEEQTSI, translated from the exons TGCTGATGTCCTTCATCCACGCTGGACTCACTCAAG AGAGCCCAAAAGCTGTATTGAAGGTGATTCCAGATGAGcgtgtgttcagaggagagagAGTCACTCTCACATGTGACATACAGGGAGCAGGAGACATTCAGTGGAGATACAGCTGGTTTAGAAATGGAAAACCTCtaaacagaacaacagcagaGATCAGTTTCACAGCTGATGTGTCTGACAGTGCTGAATACAGCTGTAGAGGAGAGAGATCAGACTCACAGAGATCATCAAACATCAGTTCTGCTGTTACACTGACTGTATCAG ATTCATCCAGATCTTcactgactgtgactccagaaAGTCCTGTATTCACTGGAGAGACAGTCAATCTGAAGTGTGTGATTGAAACTTACAGTTACAGTGACTGGAGATGGAGAATTGACCAAACATATAATtggagatatgagtggtataAAGACCCAGACAGTGTAATATCACAGACGTCTGATCGTTACACTGTAAACagagacactctcactatcagaggagtAACTACATCTGATCAGGGTCGGTACTGGTGTAGAGGACCGAGCTCTGCTGTTTATCTCTCAGTGAAAG ATTCCCCCAGATCTAcactgactgtgactccagacagtcCTGTATTCACTGGAGAGACAGTCAATCTGAAGTGTGTGATTGAGACTGACAGTAACTGGAGACAGAGAAATGGACTGATATATGAATGGAGATATGACTGGACCAATTACAAGACATCTAAGtggagatatgagtggtataAAGACACAGACAGTGTAATGTTACAGACGTCTGGTCGTTACACTGTAAACGgagacactctcactatcagaggagtAAATACATCTGATCAGGGTCAGTACTGGTGTAGAGGACGGAGAGATCAGAGACCAAACTCATCAAGATCTTCTGTTAATCTCACTGTGACAG ATTCCCCCAGATCTTcactgactgtgactccagacagtcCTGTATTCACTGGAGAGACAGTCACTCTGAAGTGTGTGATTGAGTCTCACAGTaactggagatatgagtggtataaagacacagacagtgtaatgttacagacgtctgatcgttacactgtaaacagagacactctcactatcagaggagtAATTACATCTGATCAGGGTCAGTACTGGTGTAGAGGACAGAGAGATCAGAGACCAAACTCATCACAGGACAGTAACCGAATACATCTGTCTGTTAATG GTTCAGGTCAGATTTCTGTCTTCAGCATCCTCAGTTTTCTTCTGGCAGCTTGTCCGTATCTGCTGTCGACAGtcgtgctgctgttcaaatgttaCAGAGCGAGAG ttaCATCTACTGAAGACCAAAGCCAGTACGCTGTAACAGAAGAACAAACTTCAATCTGA
- the LOC113076116 gene encoding B-cell receptor CD22-like isoform X2, translating into MGSGALPLILLLMSFIHAGLTQESPKAVLKVIPDERVFRGERVTLTCDIQGAGDIQWRYSWFRNGKPLNRTTAEISFTADVSDSAEYSCRGERSDSQRSSNISSAVTLTVSDSSRSSLTVTPESPVFTGETVNLKCVIETYSYSDWRWRIDQTYNWRYEWYKDPDSVISQTSDRYTVNRDTLTIRGVTTSDQGRYWCRGPSSAVYLSVKDSPRSSLTVTPDSPVFTGETVTLKCVIESHSNWRYEWYKDTDSVMLQTSDRYTVNRDTLTIRGVITSDQGQYWCRGQRDQRPNSSQDSNRIHLSVNGSGQISVFSILSFLLAACPYLLSTVVLLFKCYRARVTSTEDQSQYAVTEEQTSI; encoded by the exons TGCTGATGTCCTTCATCCACGCTGGACTCACTCAAG AGAGCCCAAAAGCTGTATTGAAGGTGATTCCAGATGAGcgtgtgttcagaggagagagAGTCACTCTCACATGTGACATACAGGGAGCAGGAGACATTCAGTGGAGATACAGCTGGTTTAGAAATGGAAAACCTCtaaacagaacaacagcagaGATCAGTTTCACAGCTGATGTGTCTGACAGTGCTGAATACAGCTGTAGAGGAGAGAGATCAGACTCACAGAGATCATCAAACATCAGTTCTGCTGTTACACTGACTGTATCAG ATTCATCCAGATCTTcactgactgtgactccagaaAGTCCTGTATTCACTGGAGAGACAGTCAATCTGAAGTGTGTGATTGAAACTTACAGTTACAGTGACTGGAGATGGAGAATTGACCAAACATATAATtggagatatgagtggtataAAGACCCAGACAGTGTAATATCACAGACGTCTGATCGTTACACTGTAAACagagacactctcactatcagaggagtAACTACATCTGATCAGGGTCGGTACTGGTGTAGAGGACCGAGCTCTGCTGTTTATCTCTCAGTGAAAG ATTCCCCCAGATCTTcactgactgtgactccagacagtcCTGTATTCACTGGAGAGACAGTCACTCTGAAGTGTGTGATTGAGTCTCACAGTaactggagatatgagtggtataaagacacagacagtgtaatgttacagacgtctgatcgttacactgtaaacagagacactctcactatcagaggagtAATTACATCTGATCAGGGTCAGTACTGGTGTAGAGGACAGAGAGATCAGAGACCAAACTCATCACAGGACAGTAACCGAATACATCTGTCTGTTAATG GTTCAGGTCAGATTTCTGTCTTCAGCATCCTCAGTTTTCTTCTGGCAGCTTGTCCGTATCTGCTGTCGACAGtcgtgctgctgttcaaatgttaCAGAGCGAGAG ttaCATCTACTGAAGACCAAAGCCAGTACGCTGTAACAGAAGAACAAACTTCAATCTGA